In Misgurnus anguillicaudatus chromosome 5, ASM2758022v2, whole genome shotgun sequence, a genomic segment contains:
- the pop5 gene encoding ribonuclease P/MRP protein subunit POP5, whose protein sequence is MVRFKSRYLLCEVCVSNRNSLQLLEERVIHQTLRAAVNRAHGDYGSALFNIGVSVKYLNAHTGVVLIRCRKGHYRLLWSVLPLITYLENRGQKVHCFLNCLHVGGTIRTCQKFLAQYNRQQLHRMLPDCKTDAEKQEVRRAILSCSLTNVKGKEADEEESDDDDDDVDEET, encoded by the exons ATGGTCCGATTCAAATCGAG GTATTTGCTCTGTGAGGTATGCGTCTCAAACCGGAACAGTCTTCAGCTACTGGAAGAGAGAGTCATTCACCAAACACTCAGAGCTGCCGTGAACCGAGCACACGGAGACTATGGCTCAGCACTGTTTAATATAGGGGTCTCAG TGAAATACCTGAATGCCCACACTGGAGTGGTACTTATACGCTGCAGGAAGGGGCATTATCGACTCCTCTGGTCTGTCCTTCCTCTCATTACCTACCTTGAGAACAGAGGTCAAAAGGTGCATTGCTTTCTCAACTGCTTACACGTAGGAG GAACAATAAGAACATGTCAGAAGTTCTTGGCTCAGTACAACAGGCAACAACTTCACAGAATGCTGCCAGACTGCAAAACAGATG CTGAGAAACAAGAAGTTCGAAGAGCAATCCTGAGTTGTTCACTGACAAATGTCAAGGGGAAGGAAGCAGATGAAGAAGAAAGTGATGATGACGATGACGATGTTGATGAAGAGACCTAA
- the rnf10 gene encoding E3 ubiquitin-protein ligase RNF10 isoform X1, whose product MLESTAALSPEFGLNMEKNPNANNSSNTKIPPRSGSTGPTPTDSKTKTDSKNNGGSKRYNRKREPAFPKAESFQGPRRSQPHKSKNFDKRPPQRGGGGGRQYGLAGGGRREEVAENHRAEFSPAQFAGPKKISLNHLLNFTFEPRGGHFGSGGDGHSCWGRRNKWGHKHKPFNKELFLQANCQFVVIEDQDYQAHFTDPDSLVDWDRVQQVRIYSHEVPSCPICLYPPVAAHMTRCGHIYCWPCMLHYLSLSEKSWSKCPICYEAVHSTDLKSVVAMETHQYVTGDVITMRLMRREKGSLVALPSSQWIKVEEPIRFGDVHLSSYSKLLLASQEQVLGLLDEERLALQSQLSQEKEDPEACFIQSALLQLQEREEGLLKFLCKDDAAVDTADMRKLSLSENCSPDVTEIKSLPNLKPVLQYASAFDDEIQEVHEQLEEMPAENVPEVAQEMSSGPVEDKSLEETSQTGQNEACPPQNSHHGPYYYFYQAEDGQQMFLHPVNVRCLLREYGSLENSPQSITATVVELDGQTVTEDIRRRHRYLSHLPLTCEFSLCELNLQPPIVSKETLDSFSDDLEKRKRLRQKKARDEKRREKRIEIEENRKQGKYPEVHIGLENLQHFPAFGSPPEYSPQVHPPEFMLGPPSPLSSSPCSDGVMFPNLSEHSPTVSVATSVEEDYHCMSFAQMLKDGKARVDAGPKTAPKKACTDMFLAPPVGDSDGESDTSDRVPVPSFQNSFSQAFEAALSQLDHTNQTPAPTFSSPEEKGGKKKKKKQKLLFSTSMVHTK is encoded by the exons ATGCTAGAGAGCACAGCGGCTCTCTCCCCGGAATTCGGCCTCAACATGGAGAAAAATCCAAATGCGAACAACAGCAGCAACACGAAGATCCCGCCCCGTTCTGGTTCAACAGGCCCGACTCCTACAGACTCTAAAACCAAAACAG ATAGTAAGAATAATGGGGGCTCAAAGCGCTACAACCGCAAGCGTGAGCCCGCTTTTCCCAAGGCTGAGAGTTTTCAGGGCCCACGGCGCTCCCAGCCGCATAAAAGTAAGAATTTTGACAAGAGACCCCCTCAGAGAGGTGGCGGTGGGGGCCGACAGTATGGACTCGCTGGTGGTGGGAGAAGAGAAGAG GTAGCAGAGAACCACCGGGCAGAGTTTAGCCCGGCTCAGTTTGCTGGACCCAAAAAGATAAGTCTGAACCACCTGCTCAACTTCACGTTTGAGCCACGTGGAGGCCATTTTGGCTCTGGAGGAGATGGCCATTCCTGCTGGGGTCGCCGCAATAAGTGGGGTCACAAACACAAGCCCTTCAATAAGGAGCTTTTCCTACAGG CCAATTGCCAGTTTGTGGTAATTGAAGATCAGGACTATCAAGCCCACTTCACTGATCCTGACAGTCTGGTGGACTGGGATCGTGTGCAGCAAGTG CGCATCTACAGCCATGAGGTGCCATCATGTCCGATCTGCCTGTATCCCCCTGTGGCGGCCCACATGACGCGTTGTGGCCACATCTACTGTTGGCCGTGTATGCTGCACTACCTCTCTCTGAGTGAGAAGAGTTGGTCAAAGTGCCCCATTTGCTATGAGGCTGTGCACAGCACTGACCTAAAG AGTGTGGTTGCCATGGAGACCCATCAGTACGTGACTGGTGATGTCATCACCATGCGTCTGATGCGGAGAGAGAAAGGATCACTGGTGGCTCTTCCTAGCTCTCAGTGGATTAAAGTGGAGGAGCCTATTCGTTTTGGAG ATGTGCATTTGAGCTCTTACTCGAAGCTCCTGTTGGCATCTCAGGAGCAGGTTTTGGGATTGCTGGATGAAGAGAGGTTGGCTCTCCAATCCCAGCTCAGCCAGGAGAAAGAGGACCCAGAGGCTTGCTTCATACAGAGCGCATTACTGCAGCTACAG GAACGAGAGGAAGGGCTGCTAAAATTTCTTTGTAAGGATGATGCCGCTGTTGATACAGCAGACATGAGGAAGTTGTCTCTTTCTGAGAACTGCTCTCCAGATGTGACTGAGATCAAGAGTCTCCCAAACCTCAAG CCCGTCCTTCAGTATGCCTCGGCATTTGATGATGAGATACAGGAGGTTCATGAGCAGTTGGAAGAGATGCCGGCTGAAAATGTTCCTGAGGTCGCTCAAGAGATGTCTTCAGGACCTGTTGAGGATAAATCTCTGGAAGAGACCTCTCAGACTGGTCAAAATGAAGCATGCCCACCTCAAAACTCTCATCATGGCCCATATTACTACTTTTATCAAG CTGAGGATGGTCAGCAGATGTTCCTGCACCCGGTGAATGTACGCTGTCTGCTGAGGGAGTATGGAAGTCTGGAGAACAGCCCGCAGTCTATCACCGCTACCGTAGTAGAGCTAGATGGACAGACTGTCACTG agGATATTCGTCGCCGACACCGTTACCTCTCTCACCTGCCCCTCACGTGTGAATTCAGCCTCTGTGAACTCAACCTTCAGCCACCGATTGTCTCAAAAGAGACCCTTGACAGCTTTTCAG ATGACTTGGAGAAACGTAAGCGCCTGAGGCAGAAGAAAGCAAGGGATGAGAAAAGAAGGGAGAAGAGGATTGAGATAGAGGAGAATAGGAAACAGGGGAAAT ATCCAGAGGTGCACATTGGACTTGAAAATCTCCAGCATTTTCCTGCTTTTGGATCTCCTCCTGAGTACAGCCCACAAGTGCATCCCCCAGAGTTCATGTTGGGACCACCCTCTCCTCTGAGCAGCAGCCCTTGCTCAG ATGGAGTGATGTTCCCCAATCTGAGTGAGCACAGTCCCACTGTCAGTGTAGCTACTAGCGTGGAGGAAGATTATCACTGCATGTCCTTTGCTCAG ATGCTGAAAGATGGGAAAGCCCGTGTGGATGCAGGGCCTAAAACTGCACCAAAGAAAG CGTGTACAGATATGTTTCTGGCCCCTCCGGTTGGAGACAGTGATGGAGAAAGTGACACCTCTGATCGAGTCCCAGTACCCAGTTTCCAGAACTCTTTCAGCCAGGCCTTTGAGGCGGCTTTGTCTCAGCTGGACCATACAAATCAAACTCCAGCACCTACTTTCTCTAGCCCTG AGGAGAAGGGGgggaagaaaaagaagaaaaagcaAAAACTTCTTTTCAGCACCTCTATGGTTCACACAAAGTAA
- the rnf10 gene encoding E3 ubiquitin-protein ligase RNF10 isoform X2, with amino-acid sequence MLESTAALSPEFGLNMEKNPNANNSSNTKIPPRSGSTGPTPTDSKTKTDSKNNGGSKRYNRKREPAFPKAESFQGPRRSQPHKSKNFDKRPPQRGGGGGRQYGLAGGGRREEVAENHRAEFSPAQFAGPKKISLNHLLNFTFEPRGGHFGSGGDGHSCWGRRNKWGHKHKPFNKELFLQANCQFVVIEDQDYQAHFTDPDSLVDWDRVQQVRIYSHEVPSCPICLYPPVAAHMTRCGHIYCWPCMLHYLSLSEKSWSKCPICYEAVHSTDLKSVVAMETHQYVTGDVITMRLMRREKGSLVALPSSQWIKVEEPIRFGDVHLSSYSKLLLASQEQVLGLLDEERLALQSQLSQEKEDPEACFIQSALLQLQEREEGLLKFLCKDDAAVDTADMRKLSLSENCSPDVTEIKSLPNLKPVLQYASAFDDEIQEVHEQLEEMPAENVPEVAQEMSSGPVEDKSLEETSQTGQNEACPPQNSHHGPYYYFYQAEDGQQMFLHPVNVRCLLREYGSLENSPQSITATVVELDGQTVTEDIRRRHRYLSHLPLTCEFSLCELNLQPPIVSKETLDSFSDDLEKRKRLRQKKARDEKRREKRIEIEENRKQGKYPEVHIGLENLQHFPAFGSPPEYSPQVHPPEFMLGPPSPLSSSPCSDGVMFPNLSEHSPTVSVATSVEEDYHCMSFAQMLKDGKARVDAGPKTAPKKACTDMFLAPPVGDSDGESDTSDRVPVPSFQNSFSQAFEAALSQLDHTNQTPAPTFSSPEEKGGKKKKKKQKLLFSTSMVHTK; translated from the exons ATGCTAGAGAGCACAGCGGCTCTCTCCCCGGAATTCGGCCTCAACATGGAGAAAAATCCAAATGCGAACAACAGCAGCAACACGAAGATCCCGCCCCGTTCTGGTTCAACAGGCCCGACTCCTACAGACTCTAAAACCAAAACAG ATAGTAAGAATAATGGGGGCTCAAAGCGCTACAACCGCAAGCGTGAGCCCGCTTTTCCCAAGGCTGAGAGTTTTCAGGGCCCACGGCGCTCCCAGCCGCATAAAAGTAAGAATTTTGACAAGAGACCCCCTCAGAGAGGTGGCGGTGGGGGCCGACAGTATGGACTCGCTGGTGGTGGGAGAAGAGAAGAG GTAGCAGAGAACCACCGGGCAGAGTTTAGCCCGGCTCAGTTTGCTGGACCCAAAAAGATAAGTCTGAACCACCTGCTCAACTTCACGTTTGAGCCACGTGGAGGCCATTTTGGCTCTGGAGGAGATGGCCATTCCTGCTGGGGTCGCCGCAATAAGTGGGGTCACAAACACAAGCCCTTCAATAAGGAGCTTTTCCTACAGG CCAATTGCCAGTTTGTGGTAATTGAAGATCAGGACTATCAAGCCCACTTCACTGATCCTGACAGTCTGGTGGACTGGGATCGTGTGCAGCAAGTG CGCATCTACAGCCATGAGGTGCCATCATGTCCGATCTGCCTGTATCCCCCTGTGGCGGCCCACATGACGCGTTGTGGCCACATCTACTGTTGGCCGTGTATGCTGCACTACCTCTCTCTGAGTGAGAAGAGTTGGTCAAAGTGCCCCATTTGCTATGAGGCTGTGCACAGCACTGACCTAAAGAGTGTT GTTGCCATGGAGACCCATCAGTACGTGACTGGTGATGTCATCACCATGCGTCTGATGCGGAGAGAGAAAGGATCACTGGTGGCTCTTCCTAGCTCTCAGTGGATTAAAGTGGAGGAGCCTATTCGTTTTGGAG ATGTGCATTTGAGCTCTTACTCGAAGCTCCTGTTGGCATCTCAGGAGCAGGTTTTGGGATTGCTGGATGAAGAGAGGTTGGCTCTCCAATCCCAGCTCAGCCAGGAGAAAGAGGACCCAGAGGCTTGCTTCATACAGAGCGCATTACTGCAGCTACAG GAACGAGAGGAAGGGCTGCTAAAATTTCTTTGTAAGGATGATGCCGCTGTTGATACAGCAGACATGAGGAAGTTGTCTCTTTCTGAGAACTGCTCTCCAGATGTGACTGAGATCAAGAGTCTCCCAAACCTCAAG CCCGTCCTTCAGTATGCCTCGGCATTTGATGATGAGATACAGGAGGTTCATGAGCAGTTGGAAGAGATGCCGGCTGAAAATGTTCCTGAGGTCGCTCAAGAGATGTCTTCAGGACCTGTTGAGGATAAATCTCTGGAAGAGACCTCTCAGACTGGTCAAAATGAAGCATGCCCACCTCAAAACTCTCATCATGGCCCATATTACTACTTTTATCAAG CTGAGGATGGTCAGCAGATGTTCCTGCACCCGGTGAATGTACGCTGTCTGCTGAGGGAGTATGGAAGTCTGGAGAACAGCCCGCAGTCTATCACCGCTACCGTAGTAGAGCTAGATGGACAGACTGTCACTG agGATATTCGTCGCCGACACCGTTACCTCTCTCACCTGCCCCTCACGTGTGAATTCAGCCTCTGTGAACTCAACCTTCAGCCACCGATTGTCTCAAAAGAGACCCTTGACAGCTTTTCAG ATGACTTGGAGAAACGTAAGCGCCTGAGGCAGAAGAAAGCAAGGGATGAGAAAAGAAGGGAGAAGAGGATTGAGATAGAGGAGAATAGGAAACAGGGGAAAT ATCCAGAGGTGCACATTGGACTTGAAAATCTCCAGCATTTTCCTGCTTTTGGATCTCCTCCTGAGTACAGCCCACAAGTGCATCCCCCAGAGTTCATGTTGGGACCACCCTCTCCTCTGAGCAGCAGCCCTTGCTCAG ATGGAGTGATGTTCCCCAATCTGAGTGAGCACAGTCCCACTGTCAGTGTAGCTACTAGCGTGGAGGAAGATTATCACTGCATGTCCTTTGCTCAG ATGCTGAAAGATGGGAAAGCCCGTGTGGATGCAGGGCCTAAAACTGCACCAAAGAAAG CGTGTACAGATATGTTTCTGGCCCCTCCGGTTGGAGACAGTGATGGAGAAAGTGACACCTCTGATCGAGTCCCAGTACCCAGTTTCCAGAACTCTTTCAGCCAGGCCTTTGAGGCGGCTTTGTCTCAGCTGGACCATACAAATCAAACTCCAGCACCTACTTTCTCTAGCCCTG AGGAGAAGGGGgggaagaaaaagaagaaaaagcaAAAACTTCTTTTCAGCACCTCTATGGTTCACACAAAGTAA